AACCAACTCCATTTTCTGCATCGGTTGAAATTTCAACTCATGCTAGTCCTACCAATTTGTTCCACTCAATTTCAGTCACATTGGCCAAAGCATTGCGCACTGAGTTTTatatgaataatattaaaaaaatataaattttctgaCAATCTACCattatgataataaataataaaattttttaccAAAACATTATACATCTGCTGGtatatgaatattttatatttgaaatttatttaataacattcatttgatatttgtaattttttatatacataatatttttttaaaatatcaataaatcataaaacAATACATTGAATCAAACTAATACCAATAAGCACCAATTCCAGTAGAATAATGGTGCATCCATATGTGCGATACTAACTACCTTGATATTGAAGCCAAACTTAAATTCTAATTGGGGGTAAAAAAACTTTAGTACCAAACTGAATGTTAAACTCAATTTCAGGTACCAAATGATATATTAGCCCTAAATTTTTAAAAGCTTTTGGTCAATCAATTTTACCACTCCCACCCTGTACAGGCCAGCCCATAATCATTAAGCCTTATCTCAATAGGTTGCTTTTATATAGTTTCAGGACCTTccaacctttttatttttttgctaATTTACGTTATGGGCTAAAGGTTGAATGTGAAAATCAACTAGTAATTGGCAATGGGTTCCGAAAGACATGGAGGGAGCTTGCCTGAACCTGAGGCAAAATCAACACATACTAGAAAATTTTTGCCTCACTCATGGATTTGAATtctatgaaattttgatttagatTTTAGCAGTAACATAAAAGAATTTCAGTGATCAAATTGTTTCATAATCAAAACAaagaaaacaacaacaaaaaatgtCAGCGGCTGCTTCTTCGTCTTCTTCTGTGTATGAATCGAAAGAAGAAGCAGTGAAAGAAAAACAACCTAAGCAAGAAGTAATTAAAGATTGCACATACAAGATTAAGGCTATCCAGTTCTTAGGTCGTACTACGCCTATTATTCTCCAAAACGACAATGGACCTTGCCCTCTCCTCGCCATCTGTAACTCTCtctttccatttccatttctgttttttttttaattgttgaTTGGAACATTCGGATttcaaattcaatttaaaatttgatttaggTCTTAcgtttttaattttagttttaaaaaaatGGAAGAATTTCGATTCAATTTTCTTTCCATTGTTTCTCAGAGCGGTCAAGTATAGATTTCTTTACAGCATCGCAATTATTTGATTATATTTAGGTTTTATTGGCTTGATTCTTTGTTGTTGCTCTTGTTTTTAGCGGGAATACCTCAATGACAGAACAGGACAGTATATACATGTGTATATCATTTATGGATTGAATTATGAACAtgatcaaatttctaattgttcGACATCATCATTATCATTTTATGGTGGAAATTTGAATTTGGAGCTAGTTAAGTTTTGAAAATGAACGTCTGTGACAGGTAATGTTCTCCTTTTAAGCAACAATTTGAACCTGAGTCCCGATATAGCCGAAGTTTCGCAGGAGAAACTACTTTCACTGGTGGCCGAGCGCCTCATTGATTCCAACAGTAATGTCGACGTAATTTCTTTATCTTTTTTTATGCTTGATTCATTTGCTTCCTGCTGGTATAGTTTGTTCGTAGTATAAATCCTTTCTTTCGGCAATGTAGAATAAAGATGCCGGATACGTCGAAAATCAACTGCGGAATATTGCTGATGCGATCGATTTACTCCCTCGTCTTGCTACAGGGATTGATGTAAATATCAAATTCAGAAGGTTAGCCTTTTCGTTTCTTTCTTtctgtaagttttttttttcctccTACAAACCAGTTCATTTCGTGGTTTGTATTGAATAATGTGTACAACATACAGAACAGACGATTTTGAGTTCACTTCGGAGTGTGCCATATTCGATCTGCTTGATATTCCTCTCTATCATGGTTGGATAGTTGATCCCCAGGTACTCCAAAATTGTGTATTTATATTGCTGTTGTTTCCTTTGTTGATCGTATTATTGTCATATGCATCTTTTATGGCTCGATGGGGTACGGATCATGTCATCATATTGGTCCTGCCAAGCTCCTAGAGTAATCCATGGAAGTTTGTTTTGTGTATAGGATTTCAGTGTTTCTTTGTCTGCTTGCTCAACAAACATGATTAACCCTTAGACAAGGAACTTTGGTGGTTAATTTTTATGGTACACATGTGTGCCAGGACTATGAAACTGCTTCTGCCGTTGGGTCAAAATCCTACAATGCAATTATGGAAGAGCTTGTTGCACTGGAAGCACAAAATATGGAGGTTTTACGTAAAAGTAACTCTGGAGATTGTGTGGATTTTGCTGCTGCAACAACTGCCACTCTGGGAGTTCCCTCTCCTTGCCTCTTGAAAACCAAATCTTTTGACGATTCTCCTCGTTCTTTGTCTGGTCAGAAAATATTAAGAAAAGGGGATCTCGATGAGGAAGCAGAGTTACTGAGAGTCTTGAAATTATCAGAGGCAGAATCGCAAAACTCGGTTAGCGATCCTGGCAGTTCCCATGAAAGATCATGTTCAAAGAAAGATACACTAGAGGGGGAAAAAGGCGTTGAAAATCCAAATTTGCAGTGGACCGAACCTTCCTTATCAGATAATTGCACTTCCCTGAGCAATGATAGCGGAAGTAAGACATGTTCCAAGACCCTCAAAAGGGAAGAGTCCCAGAAGACTGATGGGATTAATCAGCATCAGTCATCTTATGTTAAATCCGGAGAAATTAACCTTTCAAATAATGTGGCTGAGAATAAGGGGAATGGTGCAGAAGAATTGCTCCAGGTTGAAGGTGCACTTCCTGTTTATCTGGCAAAAGATATTGCTTCTATCAGTGGAAATAACACTGAAATATTGCAAGGGATTCAAAAAATCGAGATTCAATCCGATTCTACAACCGATACTCatgacattcctgatgatgtgaATGGGTGCCTGATCATAGAAGTATCATCTGTACCTTTACAAAATGCCGGTTCAGATTCTTCTAGTGGCAGAATACATCATGCAAATGTGCCTCAAAGTGAACCTATATACGAAGGCGAAGAATGCATAGCAGATTCTGCAACAACAGCAACAACATATGAAAACCCGGAGCCAATGTATGAAGGTGAGGCAATTCTTGCAAAACAAGTCGACCAAAGAGCTGTAGATGACTGCAATGTAAGGTCTAAAGATGAAATCACTCCACAACAAGGTTAGTAGTGCATCTTATTAGAAAATATAGATCTTTATTGTCATAGAGTGTGTATATCTTTCTTTCATCTATTCGACCTCCGTTCTTCGTTATGTAAGGTCTAAAGTTGCTTGTTGCTATTCAGGGGAACTGGTTGGAAACTTCTTGAAGAACAATGCCAGTCAATTGACCTTTTATGGGTATTCTTAATATTATGTTAGCTGTTTAAAGATCCAATTTCTTCGAGTCTATTACATCGTAACTCTTTATGTCATTGTCAAGCTTGTTGTTTAGTGACCTATTAATCCATTCTACAGGCTTTTTTGCTTACAAGATGGACTTAAAGAACGCGAACTTTGTGTTTTTTTCCGTAATAATCATTTCAGCACCATGTTTAAGGTCAGTTTCTCTG
This is a stretch of genomic DNA from Gossypium arboreum isolate Shixiya-1 chromosome 11, ASM2569848v2, whole genome shotgun sequence. It encodes these proteins:
- the LOC108456088 gene encoding uncharacterized protein LOC108456088 — translated: MSAAASSSSSVYESKEEAVKEKQPKQEVIKDCTYKIKAIQFLGRTTPIILQNDNGPCPLLAICNVLLLSNNLNLSPDIAEVSQEKLLSLVAERLIDSNSNVDNKDAGYVENQLRNIADAIDLLPRLATGIDVNIKFRRTDDFEFTSECAIFDLLDIPLYHGWIVDPQDYETASAVGSKSYNAIMEELVALEAQNMEVLRKSNSGDCVDFAAATTATLGVPSPCLLKTKSFDDSPRSLSGQKILRKGDLDEEAELLRVLKLSEAESQNSVSDPGSSHERSCSKKDTLEGEKGVENPNLQWTEPSLSDNCTSLSNDSGSKTCSKTLKREESQKTDGINQHQSSYVKSGEINLSNNVAENKGNGAEELLQVEGALPVYLAKDIASISGNNTEILQGIQKIEIQSDSTTDTHDIPDDVNGCLIIEVSSVPLQNAGSDSSSGRIHHANVPQSEPIYEGEECIADSATTATTYENPEPMYEGEAILAKQVDQRAVDDCNVRSKDEITPQQGELVGNFLKNNASQLTFYGLFCLQDGLKERELCVFFRNNHFSTMFKYNGELYLLATDQGYLNQPNLVWEKLNEVNGDTLFMTGSFKEFKVDDNHLTGTWDEHNAMASTADYIASIDSAVQAGLDVNSDLQLAIALQQQEFEEEPPPRQPPPVVGGSRLVTTQQGQRSSGRSSSSSSSSSSPTEDTKSKDMCIVM